A window from Carassius carassius chromosome 40, fCarCar2.1, whole genome shotgun sequence encodes these proteins:
- the LOC132122114 gene encoding outer mitochondrial transmembrane helix translocase, whose translation MVLKEIPTDNITRPLGRNEVIGLLFRLTIFGAVTYFTIKWMVDAIDPTRKQKVEAQKQAEKLMRQIGVQNVKLSEYEMSIAAHLVDPLTMQITWHDIAGLDEVINELKDTVILPIQKRHLFEGSRLLQPPKGVLLYGPPGCGKTLIAKATAKEAGFRFINLQPSTLTDKWYGESQKLAAAVFSLAIKLQPSVIFIDEIDSFLRSRSSSDHEATAMMKAQFMSLWDGLDTDYSCQVIIMGATNRPQDLDSAILRRMPTRFHINQPNVKQRKDILKLILENENVECAVDFGEIAKQTDGFSGSDLREMCRDAALLCVREFVRQESPDEDFIRPIRQEDLQRAIEKMRKSKSAGVQEAFMHVPLD comes from the exons ATGGTATTGAAAGAGATTCCAACAGACAATATCACTCGCCCTTTGGGCCGTAACGAGGTCATAGGTTTACTCTTTCGCCTCACAATATTTGGTGCTGTcacatattttacaataaagtGGATGGTGGATGCTATAGATCCGACAAGAAAACAGAAAGTTGAGGCACAAAAACAG GCAGAGAAACTCATGCGGCAGATTGGAGTGCAGAATGTGAAGCTTTCTGAATATGAGATGAGCATTGCAGCTCATCTTGTGGATCCATTGACTATGCAG ATTACATGGCATGACATTGCAGGTCTGGATGAAGTCATCAATGAACTGAAAGATACGGTTATACTTCCAATCCAGAAGAGACATCTTTTTGAAGGATCCAGGCTTCTTCAGCCACCCAAAG GTGTATTGCTGTATGGACCTCCAGGCTGTGGGAAAACTCTTATAGCCAAAGCTACCGCCAAAGAGGCTGGATTCCGCTTCATTAATCTGCAGCCTTCCACTCTCACTGACAAATGGTATGGAGAATCCCAGAAACTAGCTGCAGCTGTGTTTTCGCTGGCCATCAAGTTACAACCTTCTGTTATCTTCATCGATGAGATTG ATTCCTTTCTGAGGAGTCGCTCAAGTTCAGATCATGAGGCCACCGCTATGATGAAGGCTCAGTTCATGAGCTTATGGGATGGACTCGATACTGACTACAGCTGCCAG GTCATAATAATGGGAGCCACCAATCGGCCACAAGATCTTGATTCTGCTATACTCCGAAGGATGCCAACAAGATTCCACATTAATCAGCCT aatGTCAAGCAGAGGAAAGACATATTAAAACTGATCCTGGAGAATGAGAAT GTGGAGTGTGCTGTGGACTTTGGTGAAATTGCAAAACAGACTGATGGGTTCTCAGGAAGTGACCTCAGAGAGATGTGCCGAGATGCTGCTCTGCTTTGTGTGCGTGAATTTGTACGCCAAGAAAG TCCAGATGAAGATTTCATCCGCCCAATCAGGCAGGAAGACTTGCAGAGGGCAATCGAGAAGATGAGGAAGTCCAAATCTGCTGGAGTGCAAGAGGCATTTATGCATGTACCACTGGACTGA